The following coding sequences are from one Nicotiana tabacum cultivar K326 chromosome 1, ASM71507v2, whole genome shotgun sequence window:
- the LOC107759520 gene encoding uncharacterized protein LOC107759520 yields MATTLNKTLPDLSKLEPLDGNNYKRWSQKFLIFFEQLEVDYILFNDPPTDIVTDNSNSANIIVDDDATKKKFEKDNKTVRGHLLNHMTNPLFDLFINYKSAKVIWDSLEKKYGPDDAGKKKYVIEKWIKFQMVDDKPIMEQVHEYENLTADVLNESMEMCEILQANVLLEKFPPSWSDYRNQLKHKKKNLTLQELISHMRTEEANRLKDEESELLKDKMKSLSLNSSKANLVEFSSTFVKDRFKGK; encoded by the coding sequence ATGGCCACCACTTTGAACAAAACACTTCCTGATCTATCAAAGCTTGAGCCTTTAGATGGAAACAATTATAAGCGTTGGTCCcagaaatttttaattttctttgaaCAATTAGAAGTTGATTATATTTTGTTTAACGATCCTCCTACGGATATTGTTACTGATAATTCTAATTCTGCCaatattattgttgatgatgatgctactAAGAAGAAATTTGAAAAGGATAATAAAACAGTGAGAGGACATCTGCTTAATCATATGACTAACCCTCTATTTGAtttgtttataaattataaatctGCTAAAGTCATATGGGATAGTTTGGAGAAAAAATATGGTCCTGATGATGCCGGGAAAAAGAAGTATGTCATTGAAAAGTGGATCAAGTTTCAGATGGTTGATGATAAGCCAATCATGGAACAGGTTCACGAGTATGAAAACTTGACTGCTGATGTTTTGAACGAAAGCATGGAGATGTGTGAGATTCTTCAGGCTAATGTTCTGCTTGAAAAGTTTCCACCTTCCTGGAGTGATTACAGGAATCAACTAAAGCacaagaagaaaaatttaacTCTTCAAGAATTGATCAGTCACATGAGGACTGAGGAAGCAAACCGTCTCAAAGATGAGGAATCTGAACTGCTTAAGGATAAGATGAAATCTCTCTCTCTTAATTCTTCTAAAGCTAACCTTGTGGAATTTTCTAGTACTTTTGTGAAAGACAGGTTTAAAGGAAAATAG